A window of the Candidatus Saccharibacteria bacterium oral taxon 488 genome harbors these coding sequences:
- a CDS encoding ComEC/Rec2 family competence protein has protein sequence MKSLGLTQRLHVSWLLATAGVGIVIGVIGVMRAPYGLFAGWMWLGAGVILALASLVGARRWLIMVALVGGALIGLWRGSVGQIGLEHYQALIGQTVRLSGRVLEDPDVDKKGRTVLRLGDIVSNDRRLPGSVWVVTAHNQAIKRSDVVTVRGALTDGFGAFAARMSRAAVERVTREQPGDVAVGVRDWFAERVRRYVPESEAALGLGFLMGLRRALPLELMTALQVAGLTHVIVASGYNLTILVRLARRLFVRVSKYLAALSAGVMIIGFMAMTGLSPSMSRAGLVAGLSLAAWYYGRTIHPLVLLPVAAAMTLLINPQFGWNDLGWQLSFAAFSGVIILAPLLQRYFFGAKPPGVIRQIIGETVSAQIMTLPLLVASFGVISNVALIANVLILPLVPLAMLLTFVVGVCADVPVVAGLVAAPTTWLLQYMVGVAQWLAGLDWAQLEVNLSLLWVVAIYLVIIGAMWWMRRQTGLRLRESNVVE, from the coding sequence ATGAAGTCTCTCGGCCTCACTCAGCGTTTGCATGTGTCGTGGCTGTTGGCGACGGCTGGTGTCGGCATCGTCATCGGTGTTATCGGCGTGATGCGAGCGCCGTACGGGTTGTTTGCTGGCTGGATGTGGTTGGGGGCGGGAGTGATATTGGCCCTAGCGTCGCTCGTCGGGGCGCGGCGCTGGCTGATCATGGTAGCCTTGGTTGGCGGAGCGCTCATTGGGCTGTGGCGAGGCAGTGTGGGGCAGATTGGTCTAGAGCACTATCAAGCGCTGATCGGCCAAACGGTGCGGCTGAGTGGACGGGTGCTGGAAGATCCTGATGTTGATAAAAAGGGGCGGACAGTGCTGCGGCTGGGCGATATCGTGAGTAATGATCGGCGACTGCCTGGCAGTGTTTGGGTGGTGACGGCGCATAACCAGGCGATTAAACGCAGTGATGTGGTCACGGTTCGGGGCGCGCTAACTGATGGGTTCGGGGCGTTTGCGGCGCGGATGTCGCGGGCAGCGGTTGAACGAGTGACGCGCGAACAGCCGGGCGACGTGGCGGTGGGCGTGCGTGATTGGTTTGCGGAGCGGGTGCGACGGTACGTGCCGGAGTCGGAGGCGGCGCTGGGCCTCGGGTTCTTGATGGGCTTACGGCGGGCATTGCCGCTGGAATTGATGACGGCGCTGCAGGTTGCGGGTTTGACGCACGTCATCGTAGCCAGTGGCTATAACTTAACAATTTTAGTGCGGCTGGCGCGGCGACTGTTCGTTCGGGTGTCGAAATATCTGGCGGCGCTGAGCGCTGGTGTGATGATCATTGGCTTTATGGCGATGACTGGTCTCAGTCCGAGCATGTCGCGGGCCGGGCTGGTGGCGGGCCTCAGCCTAGCCGCGTGGTATTATGGCCGGACGATTCATCCGCTGGTGCTGCTACCGGTCGCTGCGGCGATGACGTTACTCATCAATCCGCAGTTTGGCTGGAATGACCTCGGCTGGCAATTGAGCTTTGCGGCGTTTAGTGGGGTAATTATCCTGGCGCCGCTGCTGCAGCGATACTTTTTTGGTGCGAAGCCGCCTGGGGTGATCCGGCAGATTATCGGCGAGACGGTGTCGGCCCAGATCATGACGTTACCGCTGCTGGTGGCGTCATTTGGCGTGATCAGTAATGTGGCGCTGATCGCGAATGTGCTAATCTTGCCATTGGTGCCGCTGGCGATGCTACTGACCTTTGTGGTTGGCGTGTGCGCGGATGTGCCGGTGGTGGCTGGACTCGTCGCCGCACCGACGACGTGGCTGCTCCAGTATATGGTCGGCGTCGCCCAGTGGCTGGCGGGGCTGGACTGGGCGCAGCTGGAGGTGAATCTGAGCTTGCTGTGGGTGGTCGCGATCTACCTCGTCATTATCGGGGCAATGTGGTGGATGCGGCGACAGACCGGCCTGCGGCTGCGCGAGAGTAATGTGGTTGAGTAG
- a CDS encoding DUF192 domain-containing protein, with amino-acid sequence MNAESASIVQRIIIWVIVLGVLAGIGYGVWAVSRQMNKTYTTVDIGKGTFRVEVADTDETRARGLGGRQELGKGEGMLFVAEKDGDIPIWMKDMRVPIDIIWLDAKKKVVHVKRDVWPDNEPHEVYHTPVPARYVLELPAGSAKEHGIKPGVTARFSTGAQR; translated from the coding sequence ATGAATGCGGAGTCGGCGTCGATAGTGCAGCGGATCATCATTTGGGTGATCGTGCTCGGCGTGTTGGCCGGGATCGGCTACGGCGTATGGGCGGTGTCGCGCCAGATGAATAAAACGTACACGACTGTTGATATTGGTAAGGGTACATTTCGAGTAGAGGTCGCTGATACGGACGAGACGCGGGCGCGAGGCTTGGGCGGTCGACAGGAGCTGGGTAAGGGCGAGGGGATGTTGTTCGTGGCCGAGAAAGACGGCGACATACCAATTTGGATGAAGGATATGCGCGTCCCGATTGATATTATCTGGCTAGATGCCAAGAAAAAGGTCGTGCACGTCAAGCGTGATGTCTGGCCTGACAATGAGCCGCATGAGGTATATCACACGCCAGTTCCGGCGCGGTATGTGTTAGAGCTGCCGGCGGGTAGTGCCAAGGAGCATGGCATCAAGCCGGGCGTCACTGCGCGGTTTAGTACGGGGGCGCAGCGATGA
- a CDS encoding RimK family alpha-L-glutamate ligase — MNIAILSNGNINYSTLRLKEEAERHGHRVKVIKYKNCYVSIDEQHPKVIYRGREIGNFDVFIPRIASYMTRYGTAVVRQLEMANPQAFFMNRSIAITRARDKLRSTQLLARAGVAIPKTVFSRNETDIDVLLDEIGGTPAIIKLARGTHGNGVVLAETIKAAKSVMQAFYLSDSDGTNVLLQEFIKESAGTDIRAFVVGSQVVASMKRQSLDDDFRSNLHKGGLGEIVKLTPDERKTCIKAAKAMGLTVAGVDFMRSNRGALVLEVNASPGFGIEKVTGRNVAGRIIDYINRNAKRGNKKDKVGA, encoded by the coding sequence ATGAATATTGCAATCCTATCTAACGGTAATATCAACTACTCTACGCTTCGCCTTAAAGAAGAAGCTGAAAGGCATGGTCATCGGGTTAAAGTTATCAAGTATAAAAATTGCTATGTGTCAATCGATGAGCAGCATCCGAAAGTCATTTATCGCGGCAGGGAAATCGGCAATTTTGATGTGTTTATTCCGCGGATTGCTAGCTATATGACGCGTTACGGGACAGCAGTGGTGCGGCAGCTAGAGATGGCGAATCCGCAGGCGTTTTTTATGAATCGGTCAATCGCTATTACGCGGGCGCGGGATAAACTGCGCTCGACGCAGTTACTGGCCCGGGCTGGGGTGGCGATCCCAAAGACAGTGTTCTCGCGCAACGAAACGGATATCGATGTGCTCTTGGATGAGATTGGCGGTACGCCGGCGATCATCAAGTTGGCGCGCGGCACGCATGGCAATGGCGTGGTGCTAGCGGAGACAATTAAAGCTGCTAAGTCGGTTATGCAAGCGTTTTACCTCAGTGATTCTGACGGCACGAACGTGCTATTGCAGGAATTTATCAAAGAGTCGGCTGGCACGGATATTCGAGCATTTGTGGTTGGCAGCCAGGTGGTGGCCAGTATGAAGCGGCAGAGTTTGGATGATGATTTTCGCAGTAATCTGCATAAGGGCGGATTGGGAGAAATTGTGAAACTGACTCCTGACGAGCGAAAAACGTGCATCAAAGCCGCCAAAGCGATGGGCTTGACGGTGGCTGGTGTCGATTTTATGCGCTCGAACCGCGGCGCGCTGGTGTTGGAAGTGAACGCCAGTCCAGGATTTGGCATCGAAAAGGTGACGGGCCGTAATGTGGCTGGTCGGATTATTGATTATATTAATCGCAATGCCAAGCGCGGTAACAAAAAAGATAAAGTCGGCGCCTGA
- a CDS encoding DUF1704 domain-containing protein, with the protein MSIALETAPRRPRTIEKIINPKNLPEAGFQSYTELVNNALDQREDFIAGEFRNPRLEHSRFRDMSALDRGIIALGQAREEAANREPDPVFRGAIDSSLGFRMAEMEYVKLLGRLEFLHDEGASLEELDEVQEQVRQLGHELYGQPQPEIRDAVLNELWNIMDSKTYHPTAQALYDDLAHGFNWQSQEMPAVLRAEDGEARLPRFEKNEALEWAGEQIIEHNADIQALVQEFWDQKVKECGEEYVCGPADIVEVFQAVINLRDPDHTSGVTVKLVEGKTALSWESPEMAVVVGGRRAPITTSDELFRKVLHEFGVHGQRSINGLKTKLPVLGMGLFTDTPRPDYLTFEEGLATTVEEMIGDTVPKWTAAKLGHYINILLAEQGADFRTVFETAWRYRLLGKLKNDQEVTGDMIDKEKRLAYGSCVRIFRGTQPDIADRQPGVAPLTFNKDLAYLEGRVLAMRHLESLYANQDVDGVTRLFAGKYDPTNPKQQELMMGALAA; encoded by the coding sequence ATGAGTATAGCGCTCGAAACAGCACCGCGCCGACCGCGAACGATTGAAAAGATTATTAATCCTAAAAATCTTCCTGAAGCCGGGTTTCAGTCGTATACAGAACTTGTTAATAATGCGCTTGACCAGCGAGAGGACTTTATCGCTGGCGAGTTTCGTAACCCCCGACTTGAACATTCGCGCTTTCGCGATATGTCGGCACTAGATCGGGGTATTATAGCGCTTGGCCAAGCTCGTGAAGAGGCGGCTAATCGTGAACCTGACCCGGTATTTCGTGGGGCGATTGATTCGTCTCTTGGGTTTCGTATGGCAGAGATGGAGTATGTGAAATTGCTTGGTCGGCTAGAGTTTCTGCACGATGAAGGGGCTAGTCTGGAAGAGCTGGATGAAGTGCAGGAGCAGGTTCGGCAACTCGGTCATGAACTGTATGGCCAGCCGCAGCCAGAGATTCGCGATGCGGTGCTTAATGAGTTGTGGAATATAATGGACAGCAAAACCTATCATCCGACAGCCCAGGCGTTGTATGATGACTTAGCGCATGGCTTTAACTGGCAGAGTCAAGAGATGCCGGCAGTGCTCCGTGCTGAGGATGGCGAAGCACGACTCCCTCGTTTTGAGAAAAATGAGGCACTAGAATGGGCGGGTGAGCAGATTATTGAGCACAATGCTGATATTCAGGCGCTGGTGCAGGAGTTCTGGGACCAGAAAGTTAAAGAATGTGGTGAAGAATATGTATGCGGTCCAGCTGATATCGTCGAAGTGTTTCAAGCGGTGATAAATCTGCGCGACCCTGATCATACGAGCGGCGTAACAGTGAAGCTAGTAGAAGGCAAGACCGCACTATCTTGGGAATCTCCAGAGATGGCAGTGGTGGTTGGCGGTAGGCGAGCGCCGATTACAACAAGTGACGAGCTATTTCGTAAGGTACTGCACGAATTTGGAGTGCATGGGCAGCGTTCAATCAATGGACTGAAGACAAAGCTACCAGTCCTCGGGATGGGTTTGTTCACTGATACTCCACGACCAGATTACCTGACCTTTGAAGAGGGGCTGGCGACGACGGTTGAGGAAATGATTGGTGATACTGTACCAAAATGGACAGCTGCAAAGCTCGGCCACTACATTAATATCTTGCTGGCGGAGCAGGGTGCAGATTTTCGCACGGTGTTCGAGACAGCGTGGCGATATCGTTTGCTCGGGAAGCTAAAGAATGATCAGGAAGTGACGGGCGATATGATAGACAAGGAGAAGAGGTTGGCATACGGATCCTGTGTAAGGATCTTCCGCGGCACGCAGCCTGATATTGCGGACCGCCAGCCCGGGGTAGCACCGCTAACCTTTAATAAAGACCTTGCTTATCTTGAGGGCCGTGTTCTGGCGATGCGACATTTGGAGAGTTTATACGCTAATCAGGACGTTGATGGGGTTACTCGTCTCTTTGCTGGTAAGTATGATCCAACCAATCCCAAGCAGCAAGAGTTGATGATGGGGGCGCTTGCGGCGTAG